A section of the Dehalobacter sp. DCM genome encodes:
- a CDS encoding MFS transporter yields the protein MRDREHSLEHTMPNQLWSLKYLLMMLANFLTSMVHSSSLALLSLYALKIGGSNSQAGLLTGIYSFSALVFRPVFGQMLDKHSRKTVVILGLSLITLSTVAYVFTQSISVLLIFRTINGIGFSAGSTAIATVVADILPMNRLAEGIGYFGLSNTLAQAIGPLLGLYMIQVYGYPALFIAAVGVSVASMICALPIKYTRKKEPKLGSQVGSVPKQKGFGFLEAPLIWPSILLLLTVTSNGAVLTFVASYAMSLEIKEIGMFFTVSSIGTMIARLIFGRLSKRFNLGSILFVSIILVIISQLILGTAAQLWQFLLSAVFFGTGMGCVVPIINTVVIMLASPDRKGTALSVYYCAMDMAMGLSAVIWGIIAQHFGYPAIYIAAAICCFTALMIYVFALRKRLSRLNWKRELRSRPKEESSISA from the coding sequence ATGAGAGATCGAGAACATTCATTGGAACACACAATGCCCAATCAATTATGGAGTTTAAAATATCTGTTAATGATGCTTGCTAATTTTTTAACCTCTATGGTGCATTCGAGTTCCTTGGCACTGTTATCACTATATGCATTGAAAATAGGCGGCAGTAACAGCCAAGCCGGTTTGCTGACAGGGATTTATTCATTTTCCGCCTTGGTTTTCAGGCCGGTCTTTGGACAGATGTTAGATAAACACAGCAGGAAAACCGTGGTTATCCTGGGACTGTCATTGATTACGCTATCAACCGTTGCCTACGTTTTTACCCAGTCTATATCAGTATTATTGATTTTCAGGACGATTAACGGCATTGGTTTCAGTGCCGGTTCCACCGCTATTGCCACTGTAGTCGCAGACATTCTGCCGATGAACCGATTGGCCGAAGGGATAGGCTATTTCGGATTGTCCAATACCTTGGCACAGGCCATTGGACCGCTGCTTGGCTTATATATGATACAAGTCTACGGGTATCCCGCGCTGTTTATAGCCGCTGTTGGGGTGTCTGTCGCCAGTATGATCTGTGCTTTGCCGATTAAGTACACACGAAAAAAAGAACCTAAGTTGGGCAGTCAGGTTGGAAGCGTGCCAAAACAGAAGGGCTTTGGTTTTTTAGAAGCACCTCTTATCTGGCCTTCAATTTTGTTGCTATTGACAGTGACTTCTAATGGCGCGGTACTGACTTTTGTAGCCAGCTATGCGATGAGTCTGGAAATCAAAGAAATTGGTATGTTTTTTACTGTTTCTTCCATAGGGACAATGATAGCTCGGCTTATTTTCGGCAGACTTTCCAAACGCTTCAATCTGGGGAGCATCCTGTTCGTATCTATCATTTTAGTCATCATTTCACAACTGATCCTGGGAACTGCTGCTCAATTATGGCAGTTCTTACTATCTGCAGTTTTTTTTGGTACCGGAATGGGGTGTGTCGTCCCCATCATTAATACAGTCGTAATTATGCTTGCTTCCCCAGACCGTAAAGGAACCGCACTTTCCGTATATTATTGTGCGATGGATATGGCCATGGGATTGAGTGCTGTTATTTGGGGAATCATAGCACAGCATTTTGGATACCCTGCTATTTATATCGCTGCTGCCATATGCTGCTTCACAGCTCTGATGATTTATGTTTTCGCTCTGAGAAAACGATTAAGCCGTCTAAACTGGAAACGGGAATTGCGTTCCCGGCCTAAGGAGGAGTCGTCAATTTCAGCTTAG
- a CDS encoding CvpA family protein, with product MLHGFNRKKTPRKRRPPLLTALLITLVFAVIYFYVVLPAINLQNTEFYLFLCLCLALFCFVTLITRGMANELTDIKSILRVIKKYCAIPGLICIGLALVVLLGSIYSSVILHARSYSEILPVTPGDFAAEVEQISYDQIPMLDKTSAQRLGDRKLGELSDMVSQFEVVNDYTQINYKDRPVRIATLAYGDIFKWLGNRAEGIPAYIIIDMVTQNVNVVRLQEGIKYTNAEHFSRYLYRHLRFNFPTYMFDTPHFEIDDNGHPYWICPRMVKTIGLFGGTDIKGAVMVDAVTGESTYYENVPSWVDQVYSAELIIQQYDYHGRYASGLINSIFGQKGVTVTTDGYNYIAQNDDVYVYTGITSVTGDQSNIGFILCNQRTKEARYYSCAGAEEFSAMNSAQGVVQHLGYVATFPLLLNISDQPTYFVALKDNAALVKMYAMVNVQKYNIVATGTTVAECEMAYIRLLKQNGLIDEVPAVTSDIEGVVKDIRVAVVNGTSVYYLLLDSDNSYFAISAAESRNIVLVNVGDRVGIRLVDTSTDAAIVEGTGLELKSDQPKVTPKDET from the coding sequence ATGCTACATGGATTTAATAGGAAGAAGACGCCACGCAAACGACGCCCGCCCTTGCTCACCGCATTGCTTATCACTCTTGTGTTTGCGGTGATCTACTTCTACGTTGTCTTGCCTGCAATCAATCTGCAAAATACTGAGTTCTATCTGTTCTTGTGTCTATGTTTAGCCCTCTTTTGCTTTGTTACCCTGATAACCAGGGGCATGGCCAACGAATTGACCGACATCAAGTCGATCTTACGGGTGATCAAAAAATACTGTGCTATTCCCGGTCTTATCTGCATCGGATTAGCCCTCGTGGTATTATTGGGAAGCATTTATTCCAGTGTTATTTTGCACGCCCGTTCCTATTCTGAGATCCTGCCCGTCACACCCGGCGATTTTGCTGCCGAAGTGGAACAAATCTCCTATGATCAGATACCCATGCTCGATAAAACTTCCGCCCAACGCCTGGGTGATCGTAAACTGGGGGAACTTTCAGACATGGTCAGCCAGTTCGAGGTAGTCAACGACTACACCCAGATCAATTATAAAGATCGCCCGGTGCGGATCGCCACGCTTGCTTACGGTGATATCTTCAAGTGGCTGGGTAACCGTGCCGAAGGTATTCCCGCCTACATCATTATCGACATGGTGACCCAGAATGTGAATGTCGTAAGACTTCAGGAGGGAATTAAATACACGAATGCCGAGCATTTCTCTCGCTATCTCTACCGCCATTTGCGGTTCAACTTTCCGACCTATATGTTTGATACGCCCCACTTTGAAATTGATGATAATGGGCATCCTTACTGGATATGCCCCAGAATGGTTAAGACTATCGGACTGTTCGGAGGCACTGACATCAAAGGCGCGGTAATGGTTGATGCGGTAACCGGCGAGAGCACCTATTATGAAAATGTACCGAGCTGGGTAGACCAAGTCTACTCCGCAGAGCTTATTATTCAACAATATGATTATCACGGTCGTTATGCCAGCGGCTTAATCAACTCGATATTTGGACAGAAGGGTGTTACAGTAACCACGGATGGCTACAATTATATTGCTCAGAATGACGATGTGTATGTCTACACCGGCATCACATCGGTAACAGGTGACCAAAGTAATATCGGGTTCATCCTCTGTAACCAGCGCACCAAGGAAGCACGCTACTACTCCTGCGCAGGCGCGGAGGAATTCTCTGCTATGAATTCTGCACAGGGTGTTGTGCAGCACCTTGGGTACGTTGCCACTTTTCCGCTGCTACTTAACATTTCTGACCAACCTACTTACTTTGTGGCCCTGAAGGACAATGCTGCTCTTGTTAAGATGTACGCCATGGTCAATGTCCAAAAATACAATATCGTAGCAACAGGCACTACGGTGGCGGAGTGCGAGATGGCTTATATACGCTTGCTTAAACAGAATGGACTGATTGACGAAGTGCCTGCGGTGACAAGCGATATTGAGGGCGTTGTGAAGGACATCCGAGTGGCAGTTGTTAATGGGACCAGTGTTTATTATCTGCTGCTTGATTCCGACAACTCCTACTTTGCTATATCAGCTGCGGAGAGCAGGAATATTGTACTGGTAAACGTGGGTGACCGCGTGGGTATACGGCTTGTAGACACATCTACGGACGCAGCTATCGTCGAGGGAACGGGATTGGAGCTGAAGTCCGATCAGCCTAAGGTTACACCTAAAGATGAAACCTAA
- a CDS encoding MFS transporter, whose amino-acid sequence MKDSFSKFGVRDRDFTFFLIMVVLIGLGQSVDNSVFNNFLKDQFDFGVMQRTLLELPRELPGLLVFIFTGLLFVLGDVRMAALANLAAAVGMFLLGIIPNNIFAMLLVVFIYSSGQHLFMPLFSTISMSFAQEGQLGRRLGQMNAVMNLSLVLSSAGLWALFHILQINYMVSFTIGAIAFAGAAVFLILMNKKRMPLQTNRFVFRKEYGLYYWLNVLHGARKQIFITFAPWVLVDVFKQKVATMVLLFFIIACLGIIVKPLIGRLIDHIGEKLILTGEAVILFVLCLGYAFAADLFPGTVAVVVVAVCYILDMSLDAVSMARTTYVKKIAVCDDDVSPTLSMGVSLDHVVSMIIPLLGGSIWIMAGSGGYKYVFLGGAVIALLNFFSARRIFINVRK is encoded by the coding sequence ATGAAAGATAGCTTCTCGAAATTCGGAGTGAGAGATCGCGATTTTACCTTTTTTCTGATTATGGTGGTTCTGATTGGCTTAGGCCAAAGTGTAGACAATTCTGTCTTTAATAATTTTCTTAAAGACCAGTTCGATTTTGGCGTTATGCAGAGAACGTTATTGGAATTACCCAGAGAATTACCGGGTTTATTGGTCTTTATCTTCACTGGATTGTTGTTTGTTTTAGGCGATGTCCGAATGGCGGCTCTCGCCAACCTGGCAGCCGCTGTGGGAATGTTTTTGCTTGGAATTATCCCGAATAACATTTTCGCCATGCTCTTGGTTGTTTTTATCTATAGCAGCGGTCAGCATCTCTTTATGCCGCTGTTTAGTACGATTAGCATGAGTTTTGCACAGGAAGGCCAACTTGGTCGCAGATTAGGACAAATGAATGCGGTTATGAATTTATCCTTAGTGTTGAGCAGTGCGGGACTCTGGGCTTTATTCCATATACTGCAGATCAATTATATGGTCTCGTTTACAATCGGTGCCATCGCTTTTGCCGGCGCTGCGGTCTTTCTTATCCTTATGAATAAAAAGCGAATGCCTCTTCAGACAAACCGTTTTGTTTTTCGCAAAGAGTACGGCCTTTATTATTGGCTGAATGTTTTGCACGGCGCAAGAAAACAAATATTTATAACGTTTGCCCCTTGGGTCTTGGTCGATGTCTTTAAACAGAAAGTGGCAACGATGGTACTTCTGTTCTTTATCATCGCTTGCCTTGGTATTATCGTGAAACCGCTGATCGGACGATTGATCGATCATATCGGTGAAAAGCTGATCTTGACGGGAGAAGCGGTGATTCTGTTTGTCCTCTGCCTGGGGTATGCTTTCGCCGCGGATTTATTTCCGGGAACCGTGGCCGTCGTGGTAGTTGCCGTTTGTTATATTTTAGATATGAGCCTTGATGCTGTAAGCATGGCTCGAACGACGTATGTGAAAAAAATTGCAGTCTGTGACGATGATGTTTCACCGACACTTTCCATGGGTGTAAGCCTTGATCATGTCGTCTCCATGATTATCCCACTGCTTGGAGGCTCCATTTGGATCATGGCCGGATCAGGAGGGTACAAATACGTTTTTCTCGGCGGTGCAGTCATCGCCTTACTTAATTTCTTCTCCGCCCGCAGAATTTTCATCAACGTGCGAAAATAA
- a CDS encoding J-domain-containing protein: MFERLAEAKIQEAIRNGEFDNLPFGKSINLDYWASLPEDVRAGYMVLINSGCVPDEVHLLKEIGDLREQLADNTIQDKSMIIVKLREAELKYNLLKERRTQRK, from the coding sequence ATGTTCGAAAGATTGGCGGAAGCAAAGATCCAGGAAGCGATCAGAAACGGCGAATTTGATAACCTTCCGTTCGGTAAATCCATTAATCTAGATTATTGGGCCAGTCTCCCGGAGGATGTGCGTGCCGGATATATGGTGCTGATCAATTCGGGGTGCGTACCGGATGAAGTGCATTTGTTAAAGGAAATCGGAGATCTGCGTGAGCAGTTGGCTGACAATACGATTCAAGATAAATCAATGATTATTGTTAAGCTCAGAGAGGCGGAATTAAAGTATAACCTATTAAAGGAAAGGAGAACCCAAAGAAAGTAA
- a CDS encoding rhodanese-like domain-containing protein, which translates to MFLLLLLGIVISASCTTKTPEASHLARAEYHKLTAEEAKARIDSGDSVLVVDVRTQEEFNAKHIPGAVLIPNETITDAQPELLPDLDVEILIYCRSGNRSAQAASKLAQLGYTKVYDFGGINNWPYDTVAVSE; encoded by the coding sequence ATGTTTCTGTTACTATTACTTGGGATCGTTATTTCAGCTTCATGTACAACGAAAACACCAGAAGCGTCCCACTTGGCTCGTGCTGAATATCACAAACTAACTGCTGAAGAAGCAAAAGCACGAATCGACAGTGGCGACAGCGTTCTTGTTGTCGATGTACGCACGCAAGAAGAATTTAATGCGAAACATATACCCGGGGCTGTCCTCATACCAAACGAAACAATAACAGACGCCCAACCGGAACTTCTTCCGGATCTTGATGTGGAAATACTAATATATTGCCGGTCGGGGAATCGAAGTGCGCAAGCGGCGAGCAAGCTTGCCCAATTAGGGTATACAAAGGTTTATGATTTCGGCGGAATAAACAACTGGCCCTATGACACTGTTGCGGTTTCAGAATAA
- a CDS encoding universal stress protein produces the protein MKKILIPVDGSEGSDKALQFALSLIEKESYELILLNVQPSYNTPHVKRFFSHDEIQAYQEEMSNSIFEHEKKIMDKFSFPVHTKVRIGDPGNEICKEAKESAVDFIVMGYRGLGPVRRTILGSVASHVLHETTCPVMIVP, from the coding sequence ATGAAAAAAATTTTAATACCGGTAGATGGATCAGAGGGGTCCGACAAAGCTCTCCAATTTGCTTTATCTCTTATCGAAAAAGAGTCGTATGAATTAATATTGTTGAATGTTCAACCCAGTTATAATACCCCCCATGTCAAACGTTTTTTTAGTCATGACGAAATTCAGGCCTATCAGGAAGAGATGAGTAATAGTATATTTGAACATGAGAAAAAGATTATGGACAAATTTTCGTTTCCGGTTCACACAAAAGTGCGCATAGGCGATCCCGGCAACGAAATTTGTAAGGAAGCCAAGGAAAGTGCCGTTGATTTCATTGTGATGGGCTATCGAGGACTGGGCCCGGTCCGGCGCACGATATTGGGAAGTGTCGCATCCCATGTCCTTCACGAAACGACTTGCCCCGTTATGATTGTACCGTAA
- a CDS encoding TerC family protein, whose translation MDFFTPEFWSVLVAIIITDLVLAGDNAIVIGLAARNLPQDKQKKAIIWGTIGAIAVRAVLTLAVVWVLKIPGLLLIGGLFLIWIAYKLLVEDKDHGKMKSGDGLWGAIKTIIIADAVMGVDNVLAVAGAAHGSFFMVVLGLLISIPIVVWGSTIILKWVERFPIIIYIGAGVLAWTASKMITDEPLIKGFFEANIIVKWTLSLVIIAAVILLGRMKKTKKQRQSSDNNV comes from the coding sequence ATGGATTTTTTTACACCCGAATTTTGGTCCGTATTAGTAGCCATCATTATTACTGATTTGGTTTTGGCTGGGGATAATGCGATTGTCATTGGTTTGGCTGCCAGAAATTTACCTCAGGATAAGCAAAAAAAAGCAATTATTTGGGGAACCATTGGTGCTATTGCCGTGCGGGCTGTATTGACCCTTGCCGTGGTATGGGTCTTGAAAATTCCGGGTTTGTTATTAATAGGAGGACTATTTCTGATCTGGATTGCGTATAAGCTGCTTGTTGAAGACAAAGATCATGGTAAAATGAAATCAGGAGATGGTTTATGGGGCGCAATTAAAACGATAATTATCGCCGATGCCGTCATGGGTGTGGACAATGTCTTAGCGGTCGCAGGTGCTGCCCATGGCAGTTTCTTTATGGTTGTTCTGGGGTTGTTGATTAGTATTCCCATCGTCGTCTGGGGCAGTACGATTATTCTTAAATGGGTGGAACGATTCCCGATAATAATTTATATCGGTGCTGGCGTATTGGCGTGGACCGCATCAAAAATGATCACGGATGAACCGTTGATTAAAGGCTTCTTCGAGGCGAATATCATAGTGAAATGGACTCTAAGTCTCGTTATCATTGCGGCGGTAATCCTGTTAGGGAGAATGAAAAAAACGAAGAAGCAAAGACAGTCTTCCGACAATAATGTGTGA
- a CDS encoding ACT domain-containing protein yields the protein MLQLSIFLENSIGRLAAVLEVLKELNVNIRALSLAETKDFGVLRIMVADPEKVAEQLKLREIVATTTPVWVLKVPDRSGGLSDIMSDLVKQGVVVEYMYAFVEKADEEAQVVLHVLDEKVMKKAVDILGIKVN from the coding sequence ATGTTGCAGCTTTCTATTTTTCTGGAGAATTCAATTGGCCGTTTAGCAGCGGTGTTGGAAGTCCTCAAAGAATTGAACGTGAATATCCGGGCATTGTCTTTGGCAGAAACCAAAGATTTTGGAGTCCTGCGCATTATGGTCGCGGACCCGGAAAAAGTGGCGGAACAATTGAAACTGCGGGAGATTGTCGCTACGACCACACCAGTATGGGTACTGAAGGTGCCTGACAGATCGGGTGGGCTGTCGGATATCATGAGTGACCTGGTCAAACAAGGGGTTGTTGTCGAATATATGTATGCCTTTGTTGAAAAGGCCGATGAAGAAGCGCAAGTGGTTCTTCACGTCCTGGATGAAAAAGTAATGAAAAAGGCAGTGGATATACTGGGAATTAAAGTAAATTAA
- a CDS encoding phenylacetate--CoA ligase family protein produces MIGEEKLLPRLQKTVKLALNVSYHRERLKNVGITSAEDVQTLEDFARIPLTSKEDLRQNYPFGLIAVPMEEIVELHASSGTTGKPIVAGYTKNDVALWGKIVAKGLQRIGVTKDDVIQVSYGYGLFTGGIGLHYGGLELGAVTVPMSGGNTQRQLMLMQDFGATVLACTPSYALYLGDSLAEAGIKLSDIKLRKGVFGAEPWTPQMRKEIEERLGIEAFDIYGLTESMGPGVALDCHEHSGLHIDEHFYPEILDDNGNILPLGEKGSLVLTSIDKEGFPGLRYHTKDLTRLRYGRCSCGFEGWTMDKVSARVDDMLIIRGVNVFPSQIEEAILSVEGVIPHYLINVERVESLDVLEVWVEVNDQSFLEDIRELESLKERLQNRIQNIINIAVRVKLVEPKSIPRSEGKAKRVIDKRKG; encoded by the coding sequence ATGATTGGTGAGGAAAAGCTGTTACCACGATTGCAAAAAACAGTGAAACTGGCGCTGAATGTATCCTATCACCGGGAACGTTTAAAGAACGTTGGAATCACTTCCGCTGAAGATGTTCAAACGTTAGAAGATTTTGCCCGGATCCCGTTAACAAGCAAAGAGGATTTGCGGCAGAATTATCCTTTCGGCTTGATTGCCGTACCGATGGAGGAAATTGTAGAACTGCATGCTTCTTCTGGAACCACAGGCAAGCCCATTGTTGCTGGCTATACTAAAAACGATGTTGCACTGTGGGGGAAGATTGTCGCCAAGGGGTTACAGCGCATCGGGGTAACCAAGGATGATGTTATTCAGGTATCTTACGGGTACGGTCTTTTTACCGGCGGTATAGGGCTGCATTATGGCGGCCTGGAGCTTGGAGCCGTCACAGTTCCCATGTCTGGCGGCAACACCCAGCGGCAGCTGATGCTAATGCAAGATTTTGGCGCAACTGTTCTGGCCTGTACACCTTCATATGCACTTTATTTAGGGGATAGTTTAGCTGAAGCGGGCATCAAACTTTCTGATATAAAGCTGCGCAAAGGTGTCTTCGGGGCAGAACCATGGACACCGCAAATGAGGAAAGAAATAGAAGAACGATTAGGTATTGAAGCCTTTGATATCTATGGATTGACGGAGTCAATGGGACCGGGTGTGGCTCTCGACTGCCATGAGCATAGTGGGCTGCATATTGATGAACATTTTTATCCGGAAATCTTGGATGACAATGGGAATATACTTCCCCTGGGAGAAAAGGGTTCACTGGTTCTGACCAGTATCGATAAAGAGGGATTCCCAGGGCTTCGTTATCACACCAAAGACTTGACCCGATTGCGCTATGGACGCTGCTCCTGTGGTTTTGAAGGCTGGACGATGGATAAAGTCAGTGCTCGGGTCGACGATATGCTGATTATTCGCGGCGTGAATGTCTTCCCCAGCCAGATTGAAGAAGCGATACTCTCGGTGGAAGGGGTAATACCGCATTATCTGATCAATGTTGAAAGGGTTGAGTCCCTGGACGTACTGGAAGTATGGGTTGAAGTCAATGACCAGAGTTTCCTTGAAGATATCCGTGAACTGGAGAGTTTAAAAGAACGACTGCAGAACCGCATCCAAAACATTATCAATATTGCTGTTCGAGTTAAACTGGTAGAACCCAAGAGTATACCGCGCAGCGAAGGCAAGGCGAAAAGAGTGATTGATAAGAGAAAGGGGTAA
- a CDS encoding ferritin family protein, whose translation MPDFGHPFSGLAKDKKLTDAELIRAIRFMVSAEYEAIQMYMQLAESTDNKLAKEVLKDIADEERVHAGEFLRLLKELDPEEEKFYAEGAKEVEEEIEKLKTNS comes from the coding sequence ATGCCAGATTTTGGACATCCGTTTTCAGGACTTGCTAAAGATAAAAAGCTTACCGACGCCGAACTAATCAGAGCAATTCGATTCATGGTATCAGCAGAATATGAGGCAATCCAGATGTATATGCAATTGGCAGAATCGACAGATAACAAATTGGCGAAAGAAGTACTGAAGGATATTGCCGACGAAGAAAGAGTTCATGCCGGTGAGTTTTTGAGATTACTGAAGGAACTTGATCCTGAAGAGGAAAAGTTCTATGCCGAAGGTGCTAAGGAAGTAGAAGAGGAAATTGAGAAGTTAAAAACAAATAGTTAA
- a CDS encoding MBL fold metallo-hydrolase encodes MIVKVLSENTSASAKFGNEHGLSLYIETQKHRLLFDTGASGLFAENAEKLGVDLTKVDVSVVSHGHYDHGGGLKTFLSINSKARIYLHQKAFEQHYANRSGGVKAYIGLGKELLPNDRFILCGDHLKLDEELELFSGVKSKRLVPSGNTDLFMKIGEAFINDDFAHEQNLIISNNGKTLLIAGCAHNGIINIIDQFKADKGNLPDYVIGGFHLYNHGNKQNEAPGIVEELGKLLLETQAQYYTCHCTGIESYNCLKAVMGDHIDYISAGDQLTIDM; translated from the coding sequence ATGATTGTGAAGGTGTTATCAGAAAACACATCAGCGTCAGCAAAATTTGGCAATGAACACGGTCTTAGCCTCTATATTGAAACCCAAAAACACAGGCTTTTGTTTGATACAGGCGCAAGCGGGCTTTTTGCTGAAAATGCTGAGAAGCTGGGCGTTGATTTAACAAAGGTTGATGTGTCTGTTGTTTCTCATGGCCATTATGACCATGGCGGCGGCTTAAAAACATTTCTTAGTATTAACAGCAAAGCAAGGATCTACTTGCATCAAAAGGCGTTTGAACAGCATTACGCAAACAGGTCCGGTGGTGTGAAAGCGTACATCGGCCTAGGTAAGGAGCTACTGCCTAATGATCGGTTCATACTCTGTGGTGACCATCTTAAGCTTGATGAGGAACTTGAACTATTTTCCGGTGTTAAGTCAAAAAGGCTAGTTCCCTCTGGCAATACAGACTTGTTTATGAAAATCGGCGAGGCTTTTATTAACGATGATTTTGCTCATGAGCAGAATCTGATAATAAGCAACAATGGCAAGACACTGCTGATTGCCGGTTGCGCGCACAACGGAATAATAAATATTATCGATCAATTTAAAGCAGATAAGGGTAACCTGCCAGACTATGTGATCGGAGGCTTTCATCTTTATAACCACGGAAATAAACAAAATGAAGCACCGGGTATTGTGGAGGAGCTCGGTAAATTATTGCTGGAGACACAAGCGCAGTATTACACCTGCCACTGTACTGGCATTGAGTCCTATAATTGTTTGAAAGCTGTTATGGGTGATCATATAGACTACATCTCCGCTGGAGATCAATTAACTATTGACATGTAA
- a CDS encoding DUF134 domain-containing protein produces MPRPRKWRRVCCLPDSSRFGPLDSPADAVDAVIMTVDEYETIRLIDLDGFTQEACANQMNISRTTVQGIYDEARRVLAESLVNGKVLWIEGGDYQLCDGRGNRCGGGGCRRHRYGRGFEVDTDEAKNNRDTIRTEDSNEDSNTSR; encoded by the coding sequence ATGCCAAGACCAAGAAAATGGAGAAGGGTTTGCTGCTTACCTGACAGCAGCCGCTTCGGGCCGCTTGATTCCCCTGCAGATGCGGTGGACGCAGTCATTATGACCGTTGACGAGTATGAAACGATTAGGCTGATTGATTTGGATGGTTTCACGCAAGAGGCGTGCGCCAATCAAATGAACATTTCGCGGACTACGGTTCAAGGAATTTACGATGAAGCGAGGAGAGTGCTTGCCGAGTCATTAGTCAACGGAAAAGTACTCTGGATTGAGGGCGGCGACTATCAGTTATGCGATGGCCGAGGTAACCGATGTGGCGGAGGCGGCTGCCGGAGGCATCGATACGGACGGGGCTTTGAGGTAGATACCGACGAAGCCAAAAACAATCGGGATACGATTAGAACAGAGGATTCAAATGAAGATAGCAATACCAGTAGATGA
- a CDS encoding DUF5320 domain-containing protein: protein MPRRDRTGPLGAGAKTGRGMGSCTGGYAIKDEAGLGLGLGLTHRRGFGCGMGRGIAVNQASSKTQKELLQEQRNVLKSRLDTIDKQLENL, encoded by the coding sequence ATGCCAAGAAGAGATAGAACTGGACCACTGGGCGCAGGGGCAAAGACCGGAAGAGGTATGGGCTCATGCACAGGTGGGTATGCGATTAAAGATGAAGCTGGTTTAGGACTAGGATTAGGACTTACCCACAGGCGTGGTTTTGGGTGCGGCATGGGAAGAGGAATTGCTGTAAACCAAGCATCTTCAAAGACACAAAAGGAGCTGCTCCAAGAGCAAAGAAATGTGCTGAAAAGCCGGCTCGACACCATTGATAAACAATTAGAAAATCTATGA